The Bacillus alveayuensis genome contains a region encoding:
- a CDS encoding hypothetical protein (product_source=Hypo-rule applied), which produces MDEKLANDILDKLKDGELNEYLVTKEQFMIFRKVLVSRPDFKHFRGIAQRGGNVIYQYLQDPRS; this is translated from the coding sequence ATGGACGAAAAGCTAGCGAATGATATATTAGATAAATTGAAAGATGGTGAGCTAAATGAGTATTTAGTTACGAAAGAGCAGTTTATGATTTTTCGTAAAGTACTTGTTTCAAGACCAGATTTTAAGCATTTTCGTGGAATTGCCCAGCGGGGCGGCAATGTGATTTATCAATATTTACAAGATCCTAGAAGTTAA
- a CDS encoding DNA-directed RNA polymerase (product_source=KO:K00960; cath_funfam=1.10.10.10,1.10.1740.10; cog=COG1595; ko=KO:K00960; pfam=PF04542; superfamily=88659,88946; tigrfam=TIGR02937), with product MGEQEKSFPDLLQHYNGMIFHLIKKLNIEDPEQEFYHQAVIALWKAKRSFNPQKGSFSTYAYAYMKGALLNELSRRSHFYDRHSLREEWFCNDETSGFIHETERHIWIEQISKSLTRNQSIWLKKYCLEGKDSTQIAKELGVSVSLVKSWRRGAISKLKKCLRKEFLQK from the coding sequence ATGGGGGAACAGGAAAAATCCTTTCCAGACTTGCTGCAACATTATAACGGTATGATTTTTCATCTGATCAAAAAATTAAATATTGAGGATCCAGAACAGGAGTTTTATCACCAAGCAGTCATTGCACTATGGAAAGCGAAAAGGAGCTTTAATCCGCAAAAAGGTTCCTTTTCCACGTATGCATACGCTTATATGAAAGGTGCATTACTGAACGAACTATCGAGGAGAAGCCATTTTTACGATCGTCATTCATTGCGTGAAGAGTGGTTTTGTAATGATGAAACGAGCGGATTCATCCATGAAACGGAGAGGCACATTTGGATTGAGCAAATATCAAAATCACTAACACGAAATCAATCTATCTGGTTGAAGAAATATTGTTTGGAAGGGAAAGATTCGACACAAATTGCAAAAGAATTAGGAGTCAGCGTGTCATTAGTGAAAAGCTGGAGAAGAGGAGCCATTTCTAAATTAAAAAAATGTCTCCGAAAAGAGTTTTTGCAAAAATAA
- a CDS encoding uncharacterized protein YkvS (product_source=COG4873; cath_funfam=2.40.30.20; cog=COG4873; pfam=PF09953; superfamily=50615): MNIAQVGNIIEFKNGLQGVVEKVNENSVIVDLTYMENFRELDLEHKTVVNHKNYKIISNSR, from the coding sequence ATGAATATTGCTCAAGTTGGGAATATCATTGAATTTAAAAATGGTCTCCAAGGTGTTGTGGAAAAAGTAAATGAAAACTCTGTCATTGTTGACTTAACGTACATGGAAAACTTTCGCGAGCTAGACTTAGAACATAAAACGGTTGTTAATCATAAAAATTATAAGATCATCAGCAACAGTCGCTAA